A stretch of DNA from Chloroflexia bacterium SDU3-3:
CATGATGGTATGATAGCGGGGCGAGGGGGGCATAACGACTCCATAGGGTATGGTTTGGGTTGGCACGCAAAGCATACCCGTTTTGCGCGTTCTGTCCACCTCGCCACAAAAGTGACACCTGTTGAGGATGTAACCCCCTTGGAACCCCCAATGTGAGGCATTCCTATGCCGTTTCCTGGCGGCTGATATTCGCGCATATGGCCAGTGTGCACGAGTGGCACCTGCGCCGCATGGGCCAGTCGGGTAGGGCTGGCTGTGCGCCATTTCCTATCGCCTTCCGTCCCCTTGGTGTCGTGGTGGTACATAGGTCTTCTCTTCAGCTTCGTGCCTTCGCGTCTTCGTGGTATTCGTTCTTCCGTCCCCTTGGCTCTTGGCGCCTTGGTGGTAAATCGGTCTTCCGCTTCGTGCCTTGAGCACGAGGCCGCGCTGGCATGTTTTTTGCGGTACACTTCCCTGTGCGCAGATCCACGCCGCTGCGCACACGCCACGTTTCAGAAGGAGCACCCCTATGCTCAAAGAGGCTCTCGCGCTCGCGAAGGAGACTTGGAAGGAGTTTCAGGACGACGAGGCCATGCAGATGAGCGCCGCGCTCTCGTACTACGCGCTGTTCTCGCTGCTGCCGCTCATCCTGCTGATCACCGCGCTTCTGGGCTTTGCGCTGCAGGTCTTCCCCTCGCTGCAGAGCAGCCAGAACGCGCTGCTGGACGCTGTGAAGGTCAACTTCTCCGCCGGGCTGGCGGGCACGCTGGAGGATATCCTCGCGGGCGTGCAGCAGAACGCGGGCGCGGCCACCTGGGTGGGCCTGATCACGCTATTGATGGGCGCGTCGGGCGTCTTCCAGCAGCTTGACGCCAACTTCAAGACGATCTGGAAGGTGCCCAAGGCCACCGATCTGACCCGCCGCCAGATGATCGGCCAGATGATCCGCAAGAAGATCTCATCGTTTCTGATGGTGCTGGCGGTAGGCGCGCTGCTGATCATCTCCACCGCGATCACAGGCGTGACGCAGGCGCTGGTGAGCAGCACCTGGGGGCTGCTGCAGGTGGCGCAGGACTCGTGGCTGGCCACGCTGGGCGGCGGCGCGGTGGCCGCGCTGGTGGCCTTCAGCCTGAACGTGCTGATCTTCCTGCTGGTGTTCAAGTACCTGCCCGATGCCAAGGTGCACTGGCGCGACATCTGGCCTGGGGCGCTGATCACCGCGCTGCTGTGGGAGGCGGCCAAGCGGCTGCTGGCGCTCTACATCGGCAACATGGCCGAGAAGTTCTCGGCCTACGGCGCGATCGGCGGCGTGCTGATCGTGGTGGCGTGGGTCTACTTCTCGTCGCTGGTGCTGTACCTAGGGGCGGAGTTTACCTACGTGTCGGCGCGGCGGCGACGCCAGCGGCGCGAGGAGCTGGCGGGCCAGCGGGCGCAGCAGGCCGCGCCGCAGCAGGGCGCGTAGGGGTTTCCCCACATCGTTTTACCGCATCTAAATGCGCCTTGACGGGCCTAGCCCCCTGAACCTATAATCGTACCTGGTGTCACAAATTTCCTGCAAAGAGCGAGCAGCGTATGACGACTACCGATCTGGCCCCCGCCGAGCGCGACCGGCTCTCCTCGGCCATCCACCTGCTGGGCGATCTGCTGGGCGACGTGATCCGCGCGCAGGCGGGCGACGCCGCGTTCGAGCTTGAGGAGCGCACCCGCGCCACCGCCAAGGATCTGCGCGCCAGCGGCAGCCCCGAGCTGGCCGCCGAGCTGCGCGCCACGATCGCGCGCCTGAGCGTGGCCGACATGCAGACGCTGATCAAATCCTTCAGCATCTACTTCGCGCTGGTGAATCTGTCCGAGCAGCTGCAGCGCATCTGGGTGCTGCGCGAGCGCGCGATGCGCCGCCCCGAGAAGCCCCGCAGCGAGTCCATCCTGGCCGCCGTCACCGAGCTGAAGCAGCGCGGCATCCAGGCCCACGCCATCCAGCGCTGGCTGGATGACGCCCTGGTGCTGCCGGTGTTCACCGCCCACCCCACCGAGTCGAAGCGCCGCACCACGCTGGACAAGATCCATCGGATCGGCGAGGACGTGCAGCGCGTGCAGGACACCAGCCTGCTGCCCGACGAGCGCTACGAGGCGGTGGCCGCGATCGTCGAGGAGATCGTGGCGCTGTGGCAGACCGACGACATCCGCTTTGTGCGGCCCACCGTGATCGACGAGGTGAAGAGCGGGCTGTACTACTTCGAGCAGTCGCTGTTCAGCGTGGCGCCGCGGCTCTACCGCGAGCTGGAAGACGCGCTGCGCCAGCACTACCCCGACCACCAGTGGCGCATCCCGGCGCTGCTGCGCTTCGGCTCGTGGATGGGCGGCGACCGCGACGGCAACCCCTTTGTGACGCCGCAGGTGACGATCGAGGCCATCCGGCTGATGCGCTCGGCGGCGATCAACCGCCACATCGCCTCGGTGGAGGAGCTGAGCCGCCGCCTGAGCCAGTCGAGCCGCCAGATCACCATCAGCGCGGCGCTGCAGCAGGCCCTGGACGAGCAGGCCCAGAAGTTCCCCGAGGTGGCCAAGCTGCTGGAGCGCCGCAACCCGCACGAGCCGTACCGCCAGCAGTGCACCTACATCCGCGAGAAGCTGCTGCTGGCGCTGGCCCACACCCACGACCACGTGCCCGACTGGTTCCTCTCTAAGCGCGAGAGCGAGGCCGCCACCGCGCCCTACTACCACACATCCGCCGAGCTGCTGCACGACCTGCGGCTGATGTACGACAGCCTGAGCGAGAACGACGGCGCGGTGATCGCCGACCGCATGCTGTGCGACTTCATCCGCCAGGTGGAGGTGTTCGGGCTGCACATGGCCACACTGGACATCCGCCAGCACAGCTCGCGCCACACCAGCGCCCTGGCCGAGATCCTGGCCTACGCCGGGGTCTGCGAGGACTACACCGCGCTGGACGAGCATGAGCGCGTGGCGCTGCTGACCCACGAGCTTGAGGGGCGCAGGCCGCTGATCCCCACCCGCCACTCCTTCAGCGAGGAGACCGACGAGACCATCCAGACCTTCCGCACCGTGGCGGCCATCCTCGACCAGCTCTCGCCCGACGCCATCCACACCTACATCATCAGCATGACCACGGGTGCCAGCGACATCCTGGCGGTGCTGCTGCTGGCCCGCGAGGCCGGGCTCTACGACCCCGACGCGGGCGTGAGCCGCCTTGGCGTGGTGCCGCTGTTCGAGACCGGGGCCGACCTAGAGGCGGCGGCGCGGATCGTGGAGGCCTGCTGGAACATCGCGCCCTACCGCACCCACCTGCGTCTGCGCCGCGACACCCAGGAGGTGATGATCGGCTACTCGGACAGCAACAAGGACGGCGGCTTCTTCTCGGCCAACTGGGCGCTCTACCAGGCCCAGCGCGACCTACGCGACCTAGCGCACCGCTACCGCATCAACATGCGGCTGTTCCACGGGCGCGGCGGCACGATCGGGCGCGGCGGCGGCCCGGCCAACCAGGCCATCCTGGCCCAGCCGCCCGGCAGCGTGGGCTACCAGATCAAGATCACCGAGCAGGGCGAGGTCATCTCCGACCGCTACGGCCTGCCCGCGCTGGCCCACCGCCACATCGAGCAGCTGCTGAACGCGGTGCTGCGCGTGGGCTTCGTACCCCACGACGACCCGCAGCGCGAGTGGACGGCGGCCATGGAGCAGATGTCCTCGGAGTCGCGCCAGTTCTACCGCGCGCTGGTCTACGACGACCCCGACTTCATCGCCTACTTCCGCAGCGCCACGCCGATCGCCGAGATCCAGCGCCTGAACATCGGCAGCCGCCCGGCCAGCCGCAAGAACAGCAACCGGATCGAGGATCTGCGCGCCATCCCCTGGGTGTTCAGCTGGATGCAGAGCCGCCACACGCTGCCCGGCTGGTTCGGCCTGGGCTACGCGCTGGAGCGCTACGCCTACAGCGCGCGCGGCGTGGATCGGCTGGAGACGCTGCAGGCCATGTACGCCAAGTGGCCGGCCTTCCGCACCATCATCGACAACGCCCAGATGATCCTGGGCAAGGCCGACATGGCCATCGCCCGCCGCTATATCGACTTGGTGCCCGACCAGGCGGTGGCCCAGCGCATCTTCGCCACGATCTCCCAGGAGCACGAGCGCTCGGTGCGCATGGTGAAGGCGATCGCCAAAATCGACACGCTGCTCGACAACCTGCCGGTGCTGCAGACCTCGATCGCGCGGCGCAACCCCTACGTGGATCCGCTGAGCTACATCCAGGTGGAGCTGCTGAGCCGCCTGCGCGGCGACCCCGAGGGCGAGCAGCACGTGGCGCTGGAGGAGGCGATCCTGTGGAGCATCAGCGGGATCGCGGCGGGCCTGAAGAACACTGGATAGGCGAGGCGAATACCACGAAGGCGCAAAGACACGAGAGACCGGAAAACCGATAGCCACCAAGCCACCAAGACTCCAAGATCATAAAGAATCTTGGAGTCTTGGTGGCTTGGTGGTAAGAAATCGAGCAGTCGCGCGAGGCGCAGCGCGGCGAGGCGCTATGGTGTGGCGGTGGCGGTTGCCGCGCCGTCTTCCTTCAGCAATCCGCCGATCTCTTCCAGGGCGAATCGGTCGGTATACGGCGCGGTCGAGCCACGAGTCGAATCTACCCCCTGATAGATCACCCGCGTATCTTTTAAGCTTGCGACAAGATCATCGATCGGGTAGTGCGGGATCTCGCCGTCGGGCGTTTTGATCCGCAGGACGAACACGATATCGGCCTGCACCTCACTCACAATCTCAGGAGAAACCGGTAGAGCGCCGCTGGAAAGATCGTAGCCTTCTGGGGCTAGCACCTTAAACCCAAACAGCTCAAACGGCTTCGAGCCAGTCCAGCGTGGGCCGAGCAGCATGGTGCCATCCGTCGCAGCATAGGAGTAGATGAACAGCACGTTCGGCGCGCACGCCGTCACCGGGGCTAATTCAGCGGCCAGCCGTTTGGCACTGGCATCATACTCATCGATAAACTGCTGCGCCTGCGCCTCGCGCCCGAACACCTTGCCAAGCTCAAGCAGCGGGCCACGCCAATAATCTGGCGTAGCGGTATCGACGATGAACAGCGGCGCAATCTGGGCCATTCGCTTATTCGCCTCTTCTGCCCAGACGCCAGAGATGATCAGATCCGGCTTAAGCTGCGCGATCTGCTCAAGCGAGGGCGATTCAGCGCCACCGACAAAGACCGGCGTACCAAGAGCATCCTTGGGGAAAAAGTATGGGCGATCGAAGACCGAGCCGCTGGTCGCACCAGCGACCCGATCGGAACACATACCAATAGGCTGAACGCCAAGCGTAATCAGAAAATCAAGCGCCTCTTCAGAGCAGGCCACCACTCGGCTCGGCACCGCATCGAGCGCAACCGTCCCTCGGCTATCTTTTACCACAATCGGGCTGCTGGTTGCCGCAGCGGCAGCTTGGGTTGGCGCTGGCGCAGTGGTCGGTGCGCTTGCCGACGGCGCGCCGCAGGAGCTGATGAACACGATGGCGAATGCGAGCCCTACGGTGGAAAACGGCTTGAACATAGTGGTCTTTACCTACAATCTTTGAAGCGCCACCCAAGCGACATGAACTACCAAAACCAGCCCGAAGCGGGCGGGCGTGAAAATCGCCTGCCTCAGACGCGGCTGCGCATTGGTCTTCCCAACGCCTTGGGCTCCGCCCGGTATGACTATACTATAGGCTAATACTATTTATTAGCCTATAGTAATATATTCTATTTGTCAAGTTTATAATTTTGAAATAGCAAGATACGGTATACAAGAAAAACCGTATTGGGCCGTTATGGTCATTGGATCTATGTTGGTAGAAGGGGGCAGCAAACACGTTCTCAGCGCCGTTTGGCAGCACGTGGGGCAGGTTGGAGAATACGCAATAAAAAAGGCGTAACCCCAGGGCTAAAACCCCTGAGAGCTACGCCTTCTTCGTCCAATCTGTGTTCATTCTTTCCTGAAAGCCCGATTGGCCAATTGGAAACATCAGCGCTACTGGGCATCCTGGGCCACGGCAGAGGCGATGGCGTGCAGGCGCGTGTGCGAGAGGCTGATGGCGATCGGCCCGAGGCCCAGCAGGGCGGCGCGCTGGGCGGCGCGGCCCGAGAGCACCACGGCGGGCGGGCCGCCCGGGGTGCGGCGCACCTCGGCCTCGCGCCAGCCGATGGCGGCGGCGTCGCAGCCCGCGCCCAGGCCGCGGATGCCCACGCCCAGCAGCTTGGCCACCGCCTCCTTGGCGGCGAAGCGCGCCGCCAGCGACGCCACGCTGCCACCGCTCTCGGCCAGTTCGGCGCTGGTGAACACCCGCGCCAGGAAGCGCTGGCCGTGGCGCTCCAGCGCATCTGCCACTCGCGCCACCTCGATCAGATCGACCCCGTGAAACAGCATCCGGCGCTACCTCATCTTCCCAATCAGCGACACGCGGGTGACCTGCGAGATATAGTCGTGGCCGCGCGCCTCGATCCGCACGTTCGAGATGTACCACGCGTCGCGCAGCGGCTGGTCGAGCGTGCGCAGATCGACCTCGATCGGGTACGTGCCAAATCGGCTGATCTGGCGGTAGTCGATGCGGCTGGTGGCGTCGCGCACGATCTCATCATCCTCGGCGGCAAACACACACATGCGGTAGAACTGGTCGGAGTCGGTGGGGCTCTTCTGCTTATAGGTGATCTCCACGAAGATCGGGCAGTCGGTGCCGCGCTCGCCGGTGTTCTTGACCGACTGCTTGATGATGCTGGCCTCTAGGTGGAAGACCAGCGAGGATGTGTACTCGGAGACATCGATATCGACCGGGTTGTCGATGCCAGTGTAGAACGGCTTGCCATCGCCCGCCTCGCGGTGGAACTGTCCGTAGCGGATCTGCTCGTGGCCCGAGCAGAAGGGCTTCTCGGGCGGGCATGTCTGCACCACGCTGAAGTCGCCGGGGTACACGGGCGTGGGCGCGTAGCTGCGGATGTTCCAGGTGGTGCTCTTGCCCGGCGTGTTGTAGTCGGGCGTGGTGAACTGGCTGAAGTCGCCATCGGCGATCAGCTCCCACTGGGCGGCCTGGAAGGGCGAGCCGTTCTGCTCGACGAACGAGCCGTCGACGGCCACCTGCACCTTGTCGCCGGGCCGCAGGCTGAGCGACTGGCCGTGGCTCTCGATCAGCGCGGTGCCGCGCCGCACCGAAATCTCGAACGAGATCGGCGCGTCGGTGACGAGCCGACCGCGCGGCTCGCCCGACTCGCTGCGCGGCACATCGATGCTGTAGCTGCCGCCCAGCGCCAGCGAGAGCTTGGCGTTGCCCACCAGCACCGCAAACGTCACGTTCTTGTAGGGCTGATTGTTGGCCAGATCGTAGCGCGCGTAGCCCGCCAGCTGCTCGACCACCACATCCTGGCGATCCTTGGTCCAGCGCGAGACGCGGTAGCGGCGCAGGGCTAGGTCGAACCCGGCGGGCTGGGTGTGCAGGTTGATCAGCGAGCTGTCGGGCAGCTTGAGCGCCGCCACGGGGCCGTAGCCCGCGCCGCGCCGCCCGATCAGGTGCTGGCCCTCGCTGAAGAACATGCACACCTTGGTGTCGGTCGGGCAGCCCGCAGGCCTGCCGGTGGCCTCGGTCATCTCCTGGGGCACCGTGCGGTCGGGCTGCTGGATGAGCACGCCGGTGTCCACATACTTCAGCGCCACGCTGCCCAGCTCGGGGTCGGTGGCGTCGGCGTAGAAGCGCCAGCCCCAGAATCCGACGGTGGCGATCAGCACGCAGAATCCGGCGAAAAAGATCAGCAGGACGGCCCAGGTGCTGGCCTGGATGTTCTGCCGCCCATGCTGCGATGTTGATTCCTGCTGAGACATTCGGTTAGAGCGCACCATCCAAGCAGACGCGGCTAGTACGATGCGAGATAGCGATCCAGCTCCCACTGGCTCACAAAGACCCGATACTCGTTCCACTCCTGAGTCTTGGCCTCCACGAAGCGCTCGACGATATGCGGCCCAAGCGCGTCGCACACCACATCGTCGCTCTGCAGCGCATCCAGCGCGTCGCCCAGCGAGCCGGGCAGCGTCTCCAGCTGGTAGGCGCGCGGGTCGACGTGGTAGAGATCCTCCTCCATGGCGCGCGGCAGCGGCAGATCGTTGCGGATGCCATCGAGTCCGGCGCGCAGCATCACCGCCAGGGCCAGGTAGGGGTTGCACGAGGGGTCGGGGCAGCGCAGCTCGGCGCGGGTCGAGTGGGGGCGGCTGGGGCTGATGCGCGGCACACGCACCAGGGCCGAGCGGTTGGTGCGCCCCCAGCTGATGTAGACCGGGGCCTCGTAGCCCGGCACCAGGCGCTTGTACGAGTTGACCAGCGGCGCGAGCACAGCCAGCATGCCCTTGGAGTGGGCCAGCAGCCCGGCGATGAACGAGCGGGCCAGCGGCGAGAGGCCATAGGGGTCGCTAGCGTCGTAGAACAGGTTCTTGCCGGTCTTCAGGTCGAACAGGCTCTGGTGCACATGCATGCCGCTGCCGGCCACATCGGCCATGGGCTTGGGCATAAAGGTGGCGTAGAGGCCGTGCTGCTGGGCGATCGCCTTGCAGGCCATGCGGAAGGTCACGGCGTGGTCGGCGGTGCGCAGGGCCGGGCCATAGTGGAAGTCGATCTCGTGCTGGCCCACCGCCACCTCGTGGTGCATGGCCTCGACCTCGATGCCGAAGGCGGCCAGCGCCTTGACCATATGGCGGCGGATGTTGGTGGCCATATCGCTGGAGACATCGAAGTAGCTGGCCGAGTCGTGCGGGTCCGCCGAGGGGCGGCCATCCGGCCCGTTGCGGAACAGGAAGAACTCCAGCTCGGGGCCGACGTTGTAGCCGAAGCCCATCTTGGCGGCCTCTTCGAGCGCGAGCCGCAGGATGTAGCGCGGGTCGCCCGCGAAGGGCTTGTGGTCGGGGGTGTAGACATCGCAGATCATGCGGGCGGTGACGTAGGTGTCATCCCACGGGATCAGGGCGAAGGTCTCTAGATCCGGCACCAGGTACATATCGCTCTCGGCGATACGCGCGAACCCCTCGATGGCCGAGCCGTCGAACCACACGCCATGGTCAAGGCAGTCGCGCAGCTGGGCCACCGGGATGGTCACATTTTTCACCATGCCGGTGATATCGGTGAACTGAAGGTTGATAAACTCGACCTTCTCATCCTCGGCCCGCTGGAGAATGTTCTTTGCAGTTATTGGCATACGTTTTATGGGTGTGCCATATGTGTGGTGCCCCATCGCGCCAGCGACACACATACGGGCATGATGCGGCCTGCGGGGCGGCTGGCTGGCCCGCCGCGCCCGCAGGCTGCGGTGATTCGAAAGACGGCCCGGATCAGGGCGCGGCGCGCTGGTAGAGCAGCTGGAAGCTGCCGTTGCGCGCGCCCGTGGCGGTGATGCGGTAGCGCAGGATGCCCTCGGCGTCGGTGGGCACCGTGTCGCTGCGGGTCACGGGCTCGCGCGAGCGGTTGCTGACCGAGAACACCACCGCGCCCGTGGGATCGAGCAGATCCACGGTGAGCGTGCCCTCGGCGGCGCTCACGATGGTGATCACATCCACATCGCCGGTGCCGCCGGTGGCCAGCTGGCGCTCGTCGCTGCCCTCGGCGCTCACAAAGCTGGTGCTGACGTTGCCGCCGCCCGCCAGCGTGTCCGACGAGGAGACCTCGCCGGAGTAGAGCACGCAGCCCGAGAGCGCCAGCGCCGCCAGCAGGGCGGCAGCCGCGCGGGCCAGCGCCGCCCGCCGCCTAGCCGTACGACTCGGGGCGGTCATTGGCGTTGCGGGTGTCGCTGACCGGGATGTGCTTGACCTGCAGCGGGTTGCGCTTCTCGACGCGCAGGTTGGTCTCGCAGTTGGCGCACACCACCTCGGTGCCCACCACCATGTAGTTGATCAGGCCAAGCTTCTGCTTGCACACCGGGCATGTCACAAACTCAACAGACACGACAGTACTCCTCTATCAAGATCAGGGGCGGCGCTAGGCCGCGATCAGCGAATCGACATACGACTGCGAGTCGAACATGGCCAGATCGGTCATCCGCTCGCCGGTGCCAATGTAGCGGATGGGCCGCTCGATGTCCTGGGCGATCGCGAAGGCGATGCCGCCCTTGGCGCTGCCATCCATCTTGGTCACGGCCACGTCGGTCACATCCACCGCCTCCATGAACGACTTGGCCTGGAGCACGCCGTTCTGGCCGGTGGTGGCGTCGATCACCAGCAGCACCTCGTGGGGGGCATCGGGCAGCTTGCGGCTGATGATGTTGCGGATCTTGGTCAGCTCCTTCATCAGGTTGGCCTTGGCGTGCAGGCGGCCCGCCGTGTCGATGATCAGGATCTCGACGCCCTGCTCCAGCGCGGCATCCACCGCGTCGAACACCACCGCGCCGGGGTCGGCGCCCTGGCCGCGCGTGATGATCGGCACGCCCACGCGCTGCGCCCATGTCTCCAGCTGCTCGGTGGCGGCGGCGCGGAAGGTGTCGGCGGCGGCCAGCATCACGCTCTTGCCAAACTGGGTCTTGTAGCGGTGGGCCAGCTTGGCGATCATGGTGGTCTTGCCCACGCCGTTCACGCCGGTGACCAGCACCACGTAGGGCTTGGCCGCCATAGCCTTGGGCGCGGCGTTCTCCTGCAGCACCGAGACCATCTCGGCCCGCAGCATGTCCTTGGCGTCGCGGATGCGCTTGACGCCGTTGCGGTTCACGCGGTCGATGGTGCGGTTCACCAGGTACTGCGTGGTCTCCACGCCCACGTCGGCCTGGATGAGCAGCGCCTCCAGATCCTCCCAGAACTCGTCGGAGATCGGGTCATCCACCGCGAACATCGCGGCTATCTGGCCAAACAGGCCGCGCCGCGATTTCTCGGTGGCCTGCTCGATCTTCTGCTCTTCCTGCTGGGCCTCTTCCTCGGTGCGGGGCGCATCCTGGCTGCGCCCGAACAAGCGTCGGAACATGCTCTTCCCTCTGCTGCGCGCTGGGGGCCAGGGCGCAGTCGAATAGTCCGAAAGGCGCGACCCGCAGGCCGCGCCGGATGAATCGTGCCTTGTGCCCCTATTGTAGCATAGCCGAGGGCTGCTAGGCCCAGCCCAGATCGTCGGCCTTCTTGCGGCGCGGCGCGGCCCCGGCGGGCGGCTGCTCGCCCTCCTCGCCCTCGCGCGACTGCTCCTCGTCCATCATCTCGTCGACCATCTGGTCCCAGTCCTCGCCCGCGTCCTCGCCAAGCTGCTTGCCCAGCTTCTTGGCCCAGCGCGCGATCGACTGCGGGTCGTTCTCATCCAGCCCGTTGAACATGGAGGCGTCGGAGAGCGCGTCCAGCCGGGCCTCCTCGGAGCGCACGGTGGCGAAGCGCGAGACGGCGCGGCTTATGTCCAGCGAGCGGCAGCGCGGGCAGGACAGCCCCTCGGGGTCGCGGAAGCCGGAGACCAGCTTCTGAAAGCGGCCGTTGCAGTGCGAGCACTCGTACTCGTAGATAGGCATAGCATTCCTCGCGGGGCCGCCCGATGCGCTCGGGCGGCCCGTGTGTGGTGCAAACTAGCGGACGATCTCGTAGATCAGCGGGGGCGTGGCCACCGGCTCCGCGCCGATCTGGTAGGCGGCCAGCAGGCGCGGCGCCACCCTGGCCGCGTCCTCGGCGGATGCGGCGTGGATGTGCAGCAGCGGCTCGCCCGCGCGCACGGCGTCGCCCACCTTGGCGGCCAGGGCCAGGCCCACCGCCGGGTCGATGGTGTCCTCCTTGCGCATGCGCCCGCCGCCCAGCTCGTTCACGCTGTTGCCCAGCTCCTCGCCGTTGATCGCGGCCACCACGCCATCGCGCGGGGCGGGCAGCGCCACCACCGCCGGGGCCTTGGGCAGCAGGTCGGCATCATCCACATAGGCCAGGTCGCCGCCCTGGTTGGCGATGAAGCGGCGGAACTGCTCCCAGGCCGCGCCGCTCTCCAGCGTCTGGCGCACCAGCGCGCGGCCCGCCTCCACGCTATCGGCCTTGCCCGAGAGCGCGGCCAGCTCGCCGCCCAGCGCCACGCACAGCTCCACCAGATCGCTGGGGCCGTGGCCGCGCAGCGTGGCGATGGCCTCGCGCACCTCCAGGGCGTTGCCCACGTTCTGGCCCAGCGGCTGCTCCATGGTGGTGATCGCGGCGGCCACGCGGCGGCCCGCGTGCTGGCCGATCGCCACCATGCGCGCGGCCAGGGCGCGCGCGTCCTCGCGGGTGCGCATGAACGCGCCAGCGCCGGTCTTTACATCCAGCACGATGCAGTCGGCACCCGCCGCCAGCTTCTTGCTCATCACGCTGGCCGCGATCAGCGGGATAGACTCGACGGTGCCGGTCACGTCGCGCAGGGCGTAGAGCCGCTTGTCGGCGGGGGCCAGATCGCCGCTCTGGGCCGCGATCACCATGCCGATCTGGGTCAGCGCGCTGCGGAACTCCTGCGAGGACAGCTCGGTGCGGAAGCCGGGGATGGACTCCAGCTTGTCCACGGTGCCACCGCTGAAGCCCAGGCCGCGCCCGGACATCTTGGCCACCGGCATGCCCGCCGCGCTCACCAGCGGCCCCAGCACCAGGCTGGTCTTGTCGCCGATGCCGCCGGTGGAGTGCTTGTCCACCGTCAGCGGGGCCACGTCGTGCAGGTCCAGCCAGTCGCCCGAGCGGGCCATGGCCAGCGTCAGGTCGGCGGTCTCGCGGTCGTCCATGCCGCGCAGGCACACCGCCATGGCCCAGGCGCTCATCTGCTCGTCGGCCACGCTGCCCTTGGTGTAGCCCTCGATCAGGAAGTTGATCTCCTCGGTGGAGAGGGTGCCGCCGTTGCGCTTCTTGATGATGATGTCAACTGTTCGCATTATGTCCCGCCATCTTGCAAATCTGTGGTCCGCCCGCCCGCAGGCGGGGCCGAAAGAAAGCGGCTGGGGCGCTGTGGCTCCCCAGCCGACACCGATAGGTTCCGACTAGCCCTGCTTCACCGCGCGGATGGCCAGCGGCAGCCGGGGCAGCAGATCGCTGGCGATCGTGCCCGCGTCGCCCAGCTCGTCGCGCAGGGCGCGGCCTGCGGCGCTGTGCAGGTACACGCCCGCCACCGCCGCGTCGAAGGGGGCCAGGCCCTGGGCCAGCAGCCCCACGATCGCGCCCGCCAGCACGTCGCCCGTGCCAGCGGTGGCCAGCGCGGCGTTGCCGCCGTCCAGCAGCGCGCTGCGGCCATC
This window harbors:
- a CDS encoding YihY/virulence factor BrkB family protein, coding for MLKEALALAKETWKEFQDDEAMQMSAALSYYALFSLLPLILLITALLGFALQVFPSLQSSQNALLDAVKVNFSAGLAGTLEDILAGVQQNAGAATWVGLITLLMGASGVFQQLDANFKTIWKVPKATDLTRRQMIGQMIRKKISSFLMVLAVGALLIISTAITGVTQALVSSTWGLLQVAQDSWLATLGGGAVAALVAFSLNVLIFLLVFKYLPDAKVHWRDIWPGALITALLWEAAKRLLALYIGNMAEKFSAYGAIGGVLIVVAWVYFSSLVLYLGAEFTYVSARRRRQRREELAGQRAQQAAPQQGA
- a CDS encoding phosphoenolpyruvate carboxylase, whose translation is MTTTDLAPAERDRLSSAIHLLGDLLGDVIRAQAGDAAFELEERTRATAKDLRASGSPELAAELRATIARLSVADMQTLIKSFSIYFALVNLSEQLQRIWVLRERAMRRPEKPRSESILAAVTELKQRGIQAHAIQRWLDDALVLPVFTAHPTESKRRTTLDKIHRIGEDVQRVQDTSLLPDERYEAVAAIVEEIVALWQTDDIRFVRPTVIDEVKSGLYYFEQSLFSVAPRLYRELEDALRQHYPDHQWRIPALLRFGSWMGGDRDGNPFVTPQVTIEAIRLMRSAAINRHIASVEELSRRLSQSSRQITISAALQQALDEQAQKFPEVAKLLERRNPHEPYRQQCTYIREKLLLALAHTHDHVPDWFLSKRESEAATAPYYHTSAELLHDLRLMYDSLSENDGAVIADRMLCDFIRQVEVFGLHMATLDIRQHSSRHTSALAEILAYAGVCEDYTALDEHERVALLTHELEGRRPLIPTRHSFSEETDETIQTFRTVAAILDQLSPDAIHTYIISMTTGASDILAVLLLAREAGLYDPDAGVSRLGVVPLFETGADLEAAARIVEACWNIAPYRTHLRLRRDTQEVMIGYSDSNKDGGFFSANWALYQAQRDLRDLAHRYRINMRLFHGRGGTIGRGGGPANQAILAQPPGSVGYQIKITEQGEVISDRYGLPALAHRHIEQLLNAVLRVGFVPHDDPQREWTAAMEQMSSESRQFYRALVYDDPDFIAYFRSATPIAEIQRLNIGSRPASRKNSNRIEDLRAIPWVFSWMQSRHTLPGWFGLGYALERYAYSARGVDRLETLQAMYAKWPAFRTIIDNAQMILGKADMAIARRYIDLVPDQAVAQRIFATISQEHERSVRMVKAIAKIDTLLDNLPVLQTSIARRNPYVDPLSYIQVELLSRLRGDPEGEQHVALEEAILWSISGIAAGLKNTG
- a CDS encoding ABC transporter substrate-binding protein — encoded protein: MFKPFSTVGLAFAIVFISSCGAPSASAPTTAPAPTQAAAAATSSPIVVKDSRGTVALDAVPSRVVACSEEALDFLITLGVQPIGMCSDRVAGATSGSVFDRPYFFPKDALGTPVFVGGAESPSLEQIAQLKPDLIISGVWAEEANKRMAQIAPLFIVDTATPDYWRGPLLELGKVFGREAQAQQFIDEYDASAKRLAAELAPVTACAPNVLFIYSYAATDGTMLLGPRWTGSKPFELFGFKVLAPEGYDLSSGALPVSPEIVSEVQADIVFVLRIKTPDGEIPHYPIDDLVASLKDTRVIYQGVDSTRGSTAPYTDRFALEEIGGLLKEDGAATATATP
- the acpS gene encoding holo-[acyl-carrier-protein] synthase, yielding MLFHGVDLIEVARVADALERHGQRFLARVFTSAELAESGGSVASLAARFAAKEAVAKLLGVGIRGLGAGCDAAAIGWREAEVRRTPGGPPAVVLSGRAAQRAALLGLGPIAISLSHTRLHAIASAVAQDAQ
- the glnA gene encoding type I glutamate--ammonia ligase, whose protein sequence is MPITAKNILQRAEDEKVEFINLQFTDITGMVKNVTIPVAQLRDCLDHGVWFDGSAIEGFARIAESDMYLVPDLETFALIPWDDTYVTARMICDVYTPDHKPFAGDPRYILRLALEEAAKMGFGYNVGPELEFFLFRNGPDGRPSADPHDSASYFDVSSDMATNIRRHMVKALAAFGIEVEAMHHEVAVGQHEIDFHYGPALRTADHAVTFRMACKAIAQQHGLYATFMPKPMADVAGSGMHVHQSLFDLKTGKNLFYDASDPYGLSPLARSFIAGLLAHSKGMLAVLAPLVNSYKRLVPGYEAPVYISWGRTNRSALVRVPRISPSRPHSTRAELRCPDPSCNPYLALAVMLRAGLDGIRNDLPLPRAMEEDLYHVDPRAYQLETLPGSLGDALDALQSDDVVCDALGPHIVERFVEAKTQEWNEYRVFVSQWELDRYLASY
- the ftsY gene encoding signal recognition particle-docking protein FtsY; translated protein: MFRRLFGRSQDAPRTEEEAQQEEQKIEQATEKSRRGLFGQIAAMFAVDDPISDEFWEDLEALLIQADVGVETTQYLVNRTIDRVNRNGVKRIRDAKDMLRAEMVSVLQENAAPKAMAAKPYVVLVTGVNGVGKTTMIAKLAHRYKTQFGKSVMLAAADTFRAAATEQLETWAQRVGVPIITRGQGADPGAVVFDAVDAALEQGVEILIIDTAGRLHAKANLMKELTKIRNIISRKLPDAPHEVLLVIDATTGQNGVLQAKSFMEAVDVTDVAVTKMDGSAKGGIAFAIAQDIERPIRYIGTGERMTDLAMFDSQSYVDSLIAA